In the genome of Delphinus delphis chromosome 15, mDelDel1.2, whole genome shotgun sequence, one region contains:
- the ZNF668 gene encoding zinc finger protein 668: MEVESSEERSPAPGYKRSGRRYKCLSCTKTFPNAPRAARHAATHGPADCTEEVAEAKLKPETDPKTEDASGDKVSGAAAKPRPYACPLCPKAYKTAPELRSHGRSHTGEKPFPCPECGRRFMQPVCLRVHLASHAGELPFRCAHCPKAYGALSKLKIHQRGHTGERPYACADCGKSFADPSVFRKHRRTHAGLRPYSCERCGKAYAELKDLRNHERSHTGERPFLCSECGKSFSRSSSLTCHQRIHAAQKPYRCPACGKGFTQLSSYQSHERTHSGEKPFLCPRCGRMFSDPSSFRRHQRAHEGVKPYRCEKCGKDFRQPADLAMHRRVHTGDRPFKCLQCDKTFVASWDLKRHALVHSGQRPFRCEECGRAFAERASLTKHSRVHSGERPFHCNACGKSFVVSSSLRKHERTHRSSEAAGPPPQQELVVGLALPVSVAGEGSAAPAAGAGLGDPAAGLLGLPPESGGVMATQWQVVGMTVEHVECQDAGVGEAPGPLGGAGEVGGEEVDEKPPQFVCRECKETFSTLTLLRRHERSHPELRPFPCTQCGKSFSDRAGLRKHSRTHSSVRPYTCPHCPKAFLSASDLRKHERTHPVPIGTPTPLEPLVALLGMPEEGPA, from the exons ATGGAGGTAGAGTCATCGGAGGAgaggtccccagcccctggctacAAGCGCTCTGGCCGTCGCTATAAGTGCCTGTCCTGTACCAAGACGTTTCCAAATGCACCCCGGGCAGCACGCCATGCTGCCACACATGGGCCTGCAGACTGCACAGAGGAGGTGGCCGAGGCAAAGCTGAAGCCAGAGACAGACCCCAAAACGGAGGATGCCAGCGGGGACAAGGTGTCAGGTGCAGCGGCGAAGCCTCGGCCGTATGCGTGCCCGCTGTGCCCCAAGGCCTACAAAACGGCACCAGAGCTGCGCAGTCACGGGCGCAGCCACACGGGCGAGAAGCCCTTCCCTTGCCCCGAGTGCGGTCGCCGCTTCATGCAGCCCGTGTGCCTGCGCGTGCACCTGGCCTCGCACGCCGGCGAGTTGCCCTTCCGCTGCGCGCACTGCCCCAAGGCTTATGGCGCGCTCTCCAAGCTCAAGATCCACCAGCGCGGTCACACCGGCGAGAGGCCCTACGCCTGCGCCGACTGTGGCAAGAGCTTCGCTGACCCCTCGGTGTTCCGCAAGCACCGGCGCACGCATGCAGGCCTGCGGCCCTACAGCTGCGAGCGCTGCGGCAAGGCCTATGCTGAACTCAAGGACCTCCGTAACCACGAGCG GTCCCACACTGGCGAGCGCCCCTTCCTCTGCTCAGAGTGCGGGAAGAGCTTCTCCCGCTCGTCCTCGCTCACGTGCCACCAGCGCATCCATGCGGCGCAAAAGCCCTACCGCTGCCCGGCCTGTGGCAAGGGCTTCACGCAGCTCAGCTCCTACCAGAGCCACGAGCGCACGCACTCTGGCGAGAAGCCCTTCCTCTGCCCCCGCTGCGGCCGCATGTTCTCCGACCCCTCGAGCTTCCGGCGCCACCAGCGGGCGCACGAGGGTGTGAAGCCCTACCGCTGCGAGAAGTGTGGCAAGGACTTCCGGCAGCCGGCCGACCTGGCCATGCATCGGCGGGTGCACACAGGCGACCGGCCGTTCAAGTGCCTGCAGTGTGACAAGACCTTCGTCGCGTCCTGGGACCTCAAGCGGCACGCGCTGGTGCACTCCGGCCAGCGGCCCTTCCGCTGCGAGGAGTGCGGCCGAGCCTTCGCCGAGCGGGCCAGCCTCACTAAGCACAGCCGGGTGCACTCGGGTGAGCGCCCCTTCCACTGCAACGCGTGCGGAAAGTCCTTCGTGGTCTCGTCAAGCCTGAGGAAGCACGAGCGGACCCATCGCAGTAGCGAGGCCGCAGGGCCTCCCCCGCAGCAGGAGCTGGTGGTGGGGCTGGCGCTGCCGGTCAGCGTGGCAGGCGAGGGCTCAGCAGCCCCGGCAGCAGGGGCTGGGCTCGGGGACCCTGCAGCAGGGCTGCTGGGGCTGCCTCCGGAATCGGGTGGTGTGATGGCCACCCAGTGGCAAGTGGTGGGCATGACGGTGGAGCACGTGGAGTGCCAAGATGCTGGGGTTGGGGAGGCTCCTGGTCCCTTGGGGGGGGCAGGCGAAGTGGGGGGTGAGGAGGTGGACGAGAAACCACCACAGTTTGTATGCCGGGAGTGCAAGGAGACGTTCTCCACGCTGACGTTGCTGCGACGGCACGAGCGCTCGCACCCAGAGCTCCGGCCCTTCCCCTGCACCCAGTGCGGCAAGAGCTTCTCAGACCGGGCTGGGCTGCGCAAGCACAGCCGCACCCACAGCTCTGTGCGCCCCTACACCTGCCCGCACTGCCCCAAGGCCTTCTTGAGTGCCAGCGACCTGCGCAAGCACGAACGTACCCACCCTGTGCCCATCGGGACCCCCACGCCCCTCGAGCCCCTCGTGGCTTTGCTAGGAATGCCTGAAGAGGGGCCAGCCTGA
- the ZNF646 gene encoding zinc finger protein 646: protein MEDTPTSLSCSDCQRHFPSLPELSRHRELLHPSSNQDSEEADGIPRPYRCQQCGRGYRHPGSLVNHRRTHETGLFPCTTCGKDFTNPMALKSHMRTHAPEGRRRRRPPRPKEATPCLQGETVSTDSWGQRLGPGEGWENQKKHTEETSGCESGPDPRAALDTWEDPPTRQREGWESQPDPEEGTEGWGPTTNSARDPPLPTPASSLLSNLEQYLAESVVNFTAGQEPTQSPPPEEERRYKCSQCGKTYKHAGSLTNHRQSHTLGVYPCAICFKEFSNLMALKNHSRLHAQYRPYQCPHCPRAFRLPRELLEHQQSHEGESQERLWEEKGMPTTNGHTDESSRDQLPGTQMLNGSGELSTSGELEDSSLEEYRPFHCEDCGRTYRHAGSLINHRKSHQTGVYPCSICSKQLFNAAALKNHVRAHHRPRQGAGEDGQPSVLPAPLPLAETTHKEKEVPTATVDHRPYKCNECGRAYRHRGSLVNHRHSHRTGEYQCSLCPRKYPNLMALRNHVRVHCKAARRSTGPGAEGPLGRRKVELPADPVGAEAAPCSDQGPGCRREEGATDVPPATDRTAPQICSLGGTLFEDPESLERHGWSHGEGENGRTETRVSPPRAFACRDCGKSYRHSGSLINHRQTHQTGDFSCGACAKHFHTVAAMKNHMRRHSRRRSRRHRRRAGSAGGGREAELPSGGSWAPELVENGEGLSRPQDPSRQSLSGAEGNVESDGSCLQAAAERDKCGLERDEACFQGDKESSGTEEGLERKEACFLDNLDIPGDEESNGTRFCGGPPGVEEDQKPAPGQPSSPSHSARAAAGWQAEVSHTCPDCGHSFPHAAGLLSHRPCHPPGIYQCSLCPKEFESLPALRSHFQSHGPGEAATAQPFLCCLCGMIFPGRAGYRRHRRQAHDSYGTTEGSEEEGEEEGAAGAGSTHSPPLQLSEAELLNQLQREVEALDGAGYGHICGCCGQTYDDLGSLERHHQSQSSGNTNGEVPSLIHHPGESGDATGMAADGTFEGTVTSFSGEGGDTKSGEGVGATLADSLCMPGGESSLETQPRPFRCNQCGKTYRHGGSLVNHRKIHQTGDFICPVCSRCYPNLAAYRNHLRNHPRCKGSEPQLGPVPEGGGSGEPQDVAEEGLGQAEVEKFQKELKVEPLEEVARVKEEAWEETTVKGEEMEPRLETAEKGCQTEASSERPFSCEVCGRSYKHAGSLINHRQSHQTGHFGCQACSKGFSNLMSLKNHRRIHADPRRFRCAECGKAFRLRKQLASHQRVHMERGGAGASRKLPREDRPFRCGQCGRTYRHAGSLLNHRRSHETGQYSCPACPKTYSNRMALKDHQRLHSESRRRRAGRSRRAAVRCALCGRGFPGRGSLERHLREHEETRGGQGGPNGTEGGEGNLVDDQGLEDRWCGTESVPLLEAGVMRPAEQSQSPLKAAGLEGTEPMSWGTGKADGWRGDRGLVNHGGDWVPGGHVPTKPEDKSGDSVPRSPCHLGNSQPNGPSLIPMDSWDNGDSSPQPQPESHSFSCSPCGKTSCQSEGPWKHNTHKTDRHYCLLCSKEFLNPVATKSQSHNHVAAQTFACPDCGKAFRSHQELASHLLTHARGLSQVSPLMEARGPKAGAVEDEVDLPGQVRKAPSEPPRAPGENAGRANGGQGIRSAVAVDEERPFRCAQCGRSYRHAGSLLNHQKAHTTGLYPCSLCPKLLPNLLSLKNHGRTHTDPKRHRCSVCGKAFRTAARLEGHGRVHAPREGPFTCPHCPRHFRRRISFLQHQQQHQEEWTVASSGTPKAPAAGRGDLSLPPPPTPTTPLLDPSPQWPADLSFSL, encoded by the exons ATGGAGGACACGCCCACCTCACTCAGCTGCTCTGACTGTCAGCGCCACTTTCCTAGCCTCCCAGAACTGTCACGGCACCGAGAACTGCTCCATCCATCTTCCAACCAGGACAGTGAGGAGGCCGACGGCATCCCTCGGCCCTACCGCTGTCAGCAGTGTGGGCGGGGCTATCGTCACCCAGGGAGCCTGGTCAACCACCGCCGGACCCACGAGACTGGCCTTTTCCCCTGTACCACCTGTGGCAAGGACTTCACCAATCCCATGGCCCTCAAGAGCCACATGAGGACTCATGCTCCTGAAGGCCGCCGGCGGCGCAGGCCTCCGCGCCCCAAGGAAGCCACTCCATGCCTCCAGGGGGAGACAGTGTCCACTGACTCCTGGGGCCAGAGGCTTGGCCCTGGGGAAGGCTGGGAAAACCAGAAGAAACATACTGAAGAGACATCTGGCTGTGAATCTGGGCCAGACCCTAGGGCAGCTCTGGACACTTGGGAAGATCCACCCACCAGACAAAGAGAAGGCTGGGAAAGCCAGCCAGATCCTGAGGAGGGCACAGAGGGCTGGGGGCCCACCACCAACTCTGCCAGAGACCCACCGCTCCCCACCCCGGCCAGCAGTCTCCTTAGCAATTTGGAACAGTATTTGGCTGAATCAGTAGTGAATTTCACAGCAGGCCAGGAGCCCACCCAGTCCCCTCCTCCTGAGGAGGAGCGGCGGTACAAGTGCAGTCAGTGTGGCAAGACCTACAAGCATGCCGGGAGCCTCACCAACCACCGCCAGAGCCACACCCTGGGCGTCTACCCTTGTGCCATCTGCTTCAAGGAGTTCTCTAACCTCATGGCTCTGAAGAATCACTCCCGACTCCATGCCCAGTATCGGCCTTACCAGTGTCCCCACTGCCCCCGCGCCTTCCGGCTCCCCCGAGAGCTGCTGGAACACCAGCAATCCCATGAGGGTGAAAGTCAGGAGCGGCTGTGGGAAGAGAAGGGGATGCCCACCACCAATGGGCACACAGACGAGAGCAGCCGGGACCAGCTCCCTGGTACACAGATGCTAAATGGCTCTGGGGAGCTGAGCACCTCTGGGGAGCTGGAAGATAGCAGCCTGGAGGAGTATCGGCCATTCCACTGTGAGGACTGTGGCCGTACCTACCGCCATGCTGGGAGCCTCATCAACCATCGCAAGAGCCACCAGACAGGTGTCTACCCCTGCTCCATCTGTTCCAAGCAGCTGTTCAACGCAGCTGCCCTCAAAAACCACGTGCGGGCTCATCACAGACCCCGGCAAGGAGCCGGAGAGGATGGGCAGCCATCAGTACTGCCAGCTCCCCTGCCGCTGGCTGAGACCACCCACAAAGAGAAGGAGGTCCCCACCGCCACCGTGGACCACCGCCCCTATAAGTGCAATGAGTGTGGTCGGGCTTACCGGCACCGGGGGAGCCTGGTGAACCACCGCCATAGCCATCGGACAGGAGAGTACCAGTGCTCACTCTGTCCCCGCAAGTACCCCAACCTCATGGCCCTGCGCAACCACGTGCGGGTACACTGCAAGGCTGCTCGCCGCAGCACAGGCCCAGGGGCCGAGGGTCCCCTCGGCCGCCGCAAGGTGGAGCTCCCAGCTGACCCAGTGGGAGCAGAGGCAGCCCCCTGTTCAGATCAGGGACCTGGGTGCAGACGTGAAGAGGGGGCCACCGATGTCCCGCCAGCAACAGATAGGACCGCGCCACAGATATGTAGCCTGGGTGGCACGCTCTTTGAAGACCCTGAGAGTCTTGAACGTCACGGCTGGAGCCATGGGGAAGGGGAGAACGGCAGGACCGAGACCAGGGTGTCACCTCCTCGGGCGTTTGCCTGCCGAGACTGTGGAAAGAGCTATCGCCACTCAGGCAGCCTCATCAACCACCGGCAGACCCACCAGACGGGAGACTTCAGTTGCGGGGCCTGTGCCAAGCACTTCCACACCGTGGCCGCCATGAAGAACCACATGCGCCGCCACAGTCGGCGGCGGAGCAGGCGGCACCGGAGGCGGGCTGGCAGTGCTGGCGGTGGGCGAGAAGCTGAACTCCCGTCAGGCGGGAGCTGGGCCCCAGAGCTGGTGGAAAACGGTGAGGGCCTGAGCCGTCCCCAAGACCCTTCAAGGCAAAGTCTGAGTGGAGCCGAAGGCAACGTGGAAAGTGATGGGAGCTGTTTGCAGGCTGCAGCTGAAAGGGACAAATGTGGGCTTGAGAGGGATGAGGCCTGTTTCCAGGGTGATAAAGAGAGCAGCGGCACTGAGGAAGGACTGGAAAGGAAGGAGGCCTGTTTCCTTGACAACTTGGACATCCCAGGCGATGAGGAGAGCAATGGGACTCGCTTCTGTGGTGGCCCCCCTGGGGTGGAGGAAGACCAGAAACCAGCCCCTGGCCAGCCCAGCTCCCCTTCCCACTCTGCCAGAGCCGCTGCTGGCTGGCAGGCTGAGGTCTCCCACACGTGTCCTGACTGTGGGCATTCTTTCCCCCATGCTGCTGGCCTGCTGAGCCACAGGCCCTGCCACCCACCGGGCATCTATCAGTGCTCCCTCTGCCCGAAGGAGTTTGAGTCCCTGCCTGCCTTGCGTAGCCACTTCCAGAGCCATGGGCCTGGGGAGGCAGCAACCGCACAGCCCTTCCTCTGCTGCCTCTGCGGCATGATCTTCCCTGGGCGGGCTGGCTACAGGCGTCACCGGCGCCAGGCTCATGACTCCTATGGTACGACTgagggctcagaggaggagggggaagaggaaggagcagcAGGGGCAGGCTCCACCCATAGCCCCCCACTACAGCTCTCGGAAGCAGAACTGCTGAATCAGCTGCAGCGGGAGGTCGAGGCGCTGGATGGCGCCGGGTATGGGCACATCTGTGGCTGCTGCGGTCAGACCTACGatgacctgggcagcctggagCGTCACCACCAAAGCCAGAGTTCTGGGAACACCAATGGCGAGGTTCCCAGCCTCATTCATCACCCGGGAGAGTCAGGTGATGCCACAGGGATGGCTGCAGATGGCACCTTTGAGGGCACGGTGACCTCTTTTTCTGGGGAGGGTGGAGACACAAAGTCTGGAGAGGGAGTAGGTGCCACGCTTGCAGACAGCCTTTGTATGCCGGGTGGGGAAAGTTCTCTGGAGACCCAGCCCCGCCCCTTCCGCTGCAACCAGTGCGGCAAGACCTATCGCCATGGGGGCAGCCTGGTGAACCACCGCAAGATCCACCAGACCGGAGACTTCATCTGCCCCGTCTGCTCGCGCTGCTACCCCAACCTGGCTGCCTATCGCAACCATCTGAGAAACCACCCGCGCTGCAAAGGCTCTGAGCCCCAGCTGGGGCCCGTTCCAGAGGGAGGAGGCAGCGGTGAGCCCCAAGACGTGGCAGAGGAGGGCCTCGGGCAGGCAGAGGTGGAGAAGTTCCAGAAGGAGCTTAAAGTGGAGCCCCTGGAGGAGGTGGCGAGGGTGAAGGAAGAGGCCTGGGAGGAGACCACTGTGAAGGGGGAAGAAATGGAGCCGAGGTTGGAGACCGCGGAGAAGGGCTGCCAGACTGAAGCCAGCTCTGAGCGGCCCTTCAGCTGCGAGGTGTGCGGCCGGTCCTACAAGCACGCCGGCAGCCTCATCAATCACCGGCAGAGCCACCAGACCGGCCACTTTGGCTGCCAGGCCTGCTCCAAAGGCTTCTCAAACCTCATGTCCCTCAAGAACCACCGGCGCATCCACGCGGATCCCCGACGTTTCCGCTGTGccgaatgtgggaaggccttccgCCTGCGCAAGCAGCTGGCCAGCCACCAGCGGGTCCACATGGAGCGCGGTGGGGCTGGGGCCTCCCGCAAGCTGCCCCGGGAGGATCGGCCCTTTCGCTGTGGGCAGTGTGGGCGGACCTACCGCCATGCCGGCAGCCTCCTGAACCACAGGCGTAGCCACGAGACGGGCCAGTATAGCTGTCCCGCCTGCCCCAAGACCTACTCCAACCGCATGGCCCTGAAGGACCACCAGAGGCTGCACTCGGAGAGCCGGCGGCGCCGAGCTGGGCGGTCCCGGCGGGCAGCTGTGCGCTGCGCCCTCTGcggccggggcttccctggccgGGGATCTCTGGAGCGGCACCTGCGAGAGCATGAGGAGACCAGAGGGGGTCAGGGAGGCCCAAACGGCACCGAGGGTGGTGAGGGGAACCTGGTCGATGACCAGGGACTAGAGGACCGGTGGTGCGGTACTGAGTCGGTACCCCTGCTGGAGGCTGGAGTCATGAGGCCAGCGGAGCAGAGTCAGAGCCCCCTCAAGGCAGCAGGTTTAGAAGGCACGGAGCCAATGTCCTGGGGCACGGGGAAAGCAGATGGGTGGCGAGGAGACAGAGGACTGGTGAATCATGGTGGAGATTGGGTTCCGGGGGGTCACGTACCGACCAAGCCGGAAGACAAGTCAGGGGACAGTGTCCCCAGGAGTCCTTGCCACCTTGGCAATAGCCAGCCCAATGGACCTAGTCTGATTCCCATGGATAGCTGGGACAATGGAGACAGCAGCCCTCAGCCGCAGCCGGAGAGCCACTCCTTTTCCTGCAGCCCTTGTGGCAAGACCTCCTGCCAGTCGGAAGGGCCCTGGAAACACAACACCCACAAGACAGACCGTCACTATTGCCTGCTCTGCTCCAAGGAGTTCTTGAATCCTGTGGCCACCAAGAGCCAGAGCCACAACCACGTAGCTGCCCAGACCTTTGCCTGCCCTGACTGTGGCAAGGCCTTTCGGTCCCACCAGGAACTCGCCAGCCACCTGCTGACTCATGCCAGGGGCCTCAGTCAGGTGTCGCCCCTGATGGAGGCCAGAGGTCCCAAAGCTGGGGCTGTAGAGGATGAGGTGGATCTCCCTGGTCAAGTCCGGAAGGCCCCATCAGAACCCCCCAGGGCCCCAGGAGAGAATGCCGGGAGAGCTAATGGAGGCCAAGGCATCAGGTCCGCAGTGGCTGTGGACGAGGAGCGGCCCTTCCGCTGTGCCCAGTGTGGGCGTTCCTACCGCCATGCCGGTAGCCTGCTGAACCACCAGAAGGCCCACACCACTGGACTGTATccctgctccctctgccccaAACTTCTACCCAACCTGCTGTCCCTTAAGAACCACGGCAGGACCCACACGGACCCCAAGCGCCACCGCTGCAGCGTCTGTGGCAAGGCCTTCCGGACAGCTGCCCGGCTGGAGGGCCACGGGCGGGTCCACGCACCCCGGGAGGGGCCCTTCACCTGCCCCCACTGTCCCCGCCACTTCCGCCGCCGCATCAGCTTCCTGCAGCACCAGCAGCAGCACCAGGAGGAGTGGACAGTGGCCAGCTCTG GAACCCCAAAGGCACCAGCGGCGGGCAGAGGGGACTTGTCAttgccccctccacccacccccacgaCCCCACTCCTGGACCCTTCACCCCAGTGGCCTGCAGacctcagcttctccctctga